One segment of Methylocella silvestris BL2 DNA contains the following:
- the fhcD gene encoding formylmethanofuran--tetrahydromethanopterin N-formyltransferase — translation MRAMIANGVRIDESFAEAFPMRGTAIIITAPNLKWARQAAVTMTGFATSVIGCKVEAGIDRDAPESETPDGRPGVRVLMFSMSTDMLQTQLVTRAGQCVLTSPGSACFNDLDAPDRMPIGDQLRYFGDGWQISKKFLGRHFWRVPVMDGEFLCEGTVGLTKKAVGGGNLLVMGANFATTMNACEHAIEAMNAVDGAIMPFPGGIVRSGSKVGSKYAGVPASTNDAYCPTLRGVAKSALEEDIGCVLEIVIDGLDEKAVAEAMRAGLAAIVKLGPKDGALRVGAGNYGGKLGPFHFHLKDLLP, via the coding sequence ATGCGCGCTATGATCGCCAATGGCGTCCGCATCGACGAATCCTTCGCCGAAGCGTTCCCGATGCGCGGAACCGCGATCATCATCACCGCGCCCAATCTGAAATGGGCGCGGCAGGCCGCAGTGACGATGACCGGCTTCGCCACCTCCGTCATCGGCTGCAAGGTCGAGGCCGGAATCGACCGCGATGCCCCGGAGAGCGAGACGCCGGACGGACGGCCCGGCGTCCGCGTCCTCATGTTTTCCATGTCGACCGACATGCTGCAGACGCAGCTTGTGACGCGCGCGGGCCAATGCGTGCTGACCTCGCCGGGATCGGCCTGCTTCAACGACCTCGACGCGCCGGACCGCATGCCGATCGGCGACCAGCTGCGCTATTTCGGCGACGGCTGGCAGATTTCGAAGAAATTTCTCGGTCGCCATTTCTGGCGCGTGCCGGTGATGGACGGCGAATTCTTGTGCGAAGGGACCGTCGGCCTCACCAAAAAGGCCGTCGGCGGCGGCAATCTTCTCGTCATGGGCGCGAATTTCGCGACCACCATGAACGCCTGCGAACACGCCATCGAGGCCATGAATGCGGTCGACGGCGCGATCATGCCGTTTCCGGGCGGCATCGTGCGCTCGGGATCGAAGGTCGGCTCCAAATATGCCGGCGTTCCGGCCTCGACCAATGACGCCTATTGTCCGACCCTGCGCGGCGTCGCCAAAAGCGCGCTCGAGGAAGACATCGGCTGCGTGCTCGAGATCGTCATCGACGGCCTCGACGAGAAGGCGGTCGCGGAGGCGATGCGCGCCGGCCTTGCGGCCATCGTCAAGCTCGGGCCCAAGGACGGCGCACTGCGCGTGGGCGCCGGTAATTACGGCGGCAAGCTCGGCCCGTTCCACTTCCATTTGAAGGATCTGCTGCCGTGA
- the pabB gene encoding aminodeoxychorismate synthase component I, which yields MHVIEIDFTDPVETAAALSRLPFLTFLDSAMPEDALGRYSFVAADPFDRIEGKAGDASWAARLKTALAKFHTPLAPGLPPFQGGAAGLFSYDLGRSLERLPEPAADDLAFPDLSLGLYDVVVAFDLIQRRAWIISTGLPETEPAARRERAIARAQEFEAHIAKGAPLSSGKISLAGWTSNFTRASYERAVAEVIERILAGDIFQANLSQRFEAPTPPDFDHFGFYRRLRRVNPAPFAAYLDHPGFKIASASPERFLRVDGEFVETRPIKGTRPRFADPLVDMLQGKALSESRKDRAENVMIVDLLRNDLSKVCAPGSVKAPQLCALESYATVHHLVSTVIGRLAEGFGPVDLLAASFPGGSITGAPKLRAMEIITELEGHARGPYCGAIGYIGFNGMMDLNIVIRTASFRAGVCVVQAGGGIVTASDPASEYVETLDKARRIFEAFGASEFAQ from the coding sequence ATGCATGTTATCGAAATTGATTTCACGGACCCGGTCGAAACAGCCGCCGCGCTGAGCCGGCTGCCGTTCCTGACCTTTCTCGACAGCGCGATGCCCGAGGATGCGCTCGGCCGTTACAGTTTTGTCGCCGCCGATCCCTTCGACCGCATCGAGGGCAAGGCGGGCGACGCCAGCTGGGCGGCGCGCTTGAAGACGGCGCTCGCAAAGTTTCACACGCCGCTTGCGCCAGGCTTGCCGCCGTTTCAGGGCGGAGCCGCGGGGCTTTTTTCCTACGATCTCGGCCGCAGCCTCGAGCGGCTGCCGGAGCCCGCCGCCGACGATCTCGCTTTTCCCGATCTGTCGCTCGGCCTTTACGACGTCGTCGTCGCGTTCGACCTGATCCAGCGGCGCGCCTGGATCATCTCGACCGGCCTGCCCGAAACAGAGCCCGCGGCGCGGCGCGAACGCGCGATCGCGCGGGCGCAAGAATTCGAGGCGCACATCGCCAAAGGCGCGCCGCTCTCCAGCGGAAAAATCTCGCTCGCCGGCTGGACGAGCAATTTTACGCGCGCCTCCTATGAACGAGCGGTCGCCGAGGTGATCGAACGCATCCTCGCAGGCGATATTTTTCAGGCCAATCTGTCGCAGCGCTTCGAGGCGCCGACGCCGCCGGATTTCGATCATTTCGGCTTCTACCGGCGCCTCCGCCGGGTCAATCCCGCGCCTTTCGCAGCCTATCTCGATCATCCCGGCTTCAAGATCGCCTCCGCTTCGCCCGAGCGATTCCTGCGCGTCGACGGCGAGTTCGTCGAGACCCGCCCGATCAAGGGCACGCGGCCGCGTTTCGCCGATCCGCTGGTCGATATGCTGCAGGGAAAGGCCTTGAGCGAAAGCCGCAAGGATCGCGCCGAGAACGTCATGATCGTCGATCTCCTGCGCAATGATCTGTCGAAGGTCTGCGCGCCGGGGTCGGTCAAGGCGCCGCAGCTCTGCGCGCTCGAATCCTATGCAACCGTGCATCATCTCGTCTCGACCGTGATCGGGCGGCTGGCCGAAGGGTTCGGGCCAGTCGATCTCCTCGCCGCCTCCTTTCCCGGCGGCTCGATCACGGGGGCGCCGAAGCTGCGCGCGATGGAGATCATCACCGAGCTCGAAGGCCATGCGCGCGGCCCCTATTGCGGCGCCATCGGCTATATCGGCTTCAATGGCATGATGGACCTGAATATCGTCATCCGGACCGCGAGCTTTCGCGCCGGCGTCTGCGTCGTCCAGGCGGGCGGGGGCATCGTCACGGCGTCGGACCCGGCCTCCGAATATGTCGAGACGCTGGACAAGGCGCGGCGCATCTTCGAGGCCTTCGGCGCGAGCGAATTCGCGCAATGA
- a CDS encoding formylmethanofuran dehydrogenase subunit A, producing the protein MLTLLKGGRVIDPYNGRDEIGDVWIEDGHIVAPPKSRQADATHDVAGKIVMAGAIDIHSHIAGGNVNTARLLLPELHRARMAPMLPLGTAKWSTYETGTIYAGMGFTTVVEPAVAPHQALQAHLELSDIPIIDKATLTILGNDDFLLSLLRDGESSAAVADYVAATLTATNSLGLKCINPGGAEAFKFNARTFGLDDVVPFYGLSSRQIMQALQQALVDLKVPHPLHLHTNNLGVPGNVATALATIEAARGMPLHLAHMQFYGYGSEGELGFSSAASTLAAAVNATPNVTIDIGQVMFGQTVTISSDVLRQYSATGSAKPKKSVIYDGDANGGGIVPYLYREGDFVNAIQWACGLELFLLITDANRIFFTTDHPNGAPFTAYPDIFALLMSRDKRTEVLSRVPQGAVALTSLPSITREYDFNDIAKMTRAAPAKLFGFKDRGQLGEGAVADVAVYSPGEDIAKMFRRAHLVFKDGDLVVRDGEISHYRWGKALKVRPEYDKAINKRLASYYEHHYGVSHNMFAVPEHILPRNNPFKEVACAL; encoded by the coding sequence ATGCTCACACTTTTGAAAGGCGGCCGGGTCATCGATCCCTACAATGGGCGTGACGAGATCGGCGACGTCTGGATCGAGGACGGCCATATCGTCGCCCCGCCCAAGAGCCGGCAGGCCGACGCGACTCATGACGTCGCCGGCAAGATCGTCATGGCGGGGGCGATCGACATCCATTCCCACATCGCCGGCGGCAATGTGAACACCGCCCGGCTGCTGCTGCCGGAGCTGCATCGCGCCCGCATGGCGCCGATGCTGCCGCTCGGCACGGCGAAATGGTCGACCTATGAGACCGGGACGATCTACGCGGGAATGGGCTTCACCACAGTGGTCGAGCCGGCCGTCGCTCCGCATCAGGCGCTACAGGCGCATCTCGAATTGTCGGATATCCCGATCATCGACAAGGCGACCCTGACCATCCTCGGCAATGATGATTTTCTGCTGAGCCTGCTTCGCGACGGCGAGAGCTCGGCGGCCGTTGCGGATTATGTCGCGGCGACCTTGACGGCGACCAACAGCCTCGGCCTCAAATGCATCAACCCCGGCGGCGCCGAGGCGTTCAAATTCAACGCCCGCACGTTCGGCCTCGACGACGTCGTGCCCTTCTACGGCCTGTCCTCGCGACAGATCATGCAGGCGCTGCAACAGGCGCTGGTCGATCTCAAGGTGCCGCATCCGCTGCATCTCCACACCAACAATCTCGGCGTGCCGGGCAATGTCGCAACCGCGCTCGCAACGATCGAGGCCGCGCGCGGCATGCCGCTGCACCTCGCCCATATGCAATTCTATGGCTATGGCTCGGAGGGCGAGCTCGGCTTCTCATCGGCGGCCTCGACCCTCGCCGCGGCCGTTAACGCCACGCCGAATGTGACGATCGACATCGGTCAGGTGATGTTCGGACAGACGGTGACGATTTCGTCAGACGTCCTGCGCCAATATAGCGCGACCGGCAGCGCGAAGCCGAAGAAGTCGGTGATCTATGACGGCGACGCCAATGGCGGCGGCATCGTGCCCTACCTCTACCGCGAGGGCGATTTCGTCAACGCCATCCAATGGGCCTGCGGCCTCGAACTCTTCCTGCTGATCACCGACGCCAACCGCATCTTCTTCACGACCGACCATCCGAACGGCGCGCCCTTCACCGCCTATCCGGACATTTTCGCGCTGCTGATGAGTCGCGACAAGCGAACTGAGGTGTTGTCGCGCGTGCCGCAGGGCGCGGTGGCGCTGACCTCGCTGCCTTCGATCACGCGCGAATATGATTTCAACGACATCGCCAAAATGACCCGCGCCGCGCCGGCGAAACTGTTCGGCTTCAAGGATCGCGGCCAGCTTGGCGAAGGCGCCGTTGCTGACGTCGCCGTCTACAGCCCGGGCGAAGACATCGCCAAAATGTTCCGCCGCGCCCATCTCGTCTTCAAGGATGGCGATCTCGTCGTGCGCGACGGCGAGATCAGCCATTATCGCTGGGGCAAGGCGCTCAAGGTTCGGCCGGAGTACGACAAGGCGATCAACAAGCGCCTTGCTTCCTATTATGAGCATCATTACGGCGTGTCGCATAATATGTTCGCCGTGCCGGAGCATATCCTGCCGCGCAACAATCCGTTCAAGGAGGTCGCATGCGCGCTATGA
- a CDS encoding tungsten-containing formylmethanofuran dehydrogenase subunit B → MADALIDGKPASLEAAAARAAEILVQARLPVVAGLGADVAGTSAAVLLAELIRGAYDHLRSDEIFTDLDVLRQAGAMATTPSVARLRADVLVFIGDDLTEIWPELIDRLAPAEIPLFDLEKTPRQLIWIAPPKGAAIEGVRITSIETSNLHVTLAALRARVAGKPVALAAEALAELDTVAAILNKARFGVFVWGPRKLDRLLVEMATGLIIDLNKTTRFTSLPLGASDNAAGVTQTSGWSTGFPMRTSFGRGYPEHDTWRFDAVRLIDSGEADAALWISAYSPATPEWTREVPLIALVAKETRFAREPAVRVDIGRPGVDHDGADFSREVSALVAREASNRSDAPSAASVLKSIAEQIASNARQSGEGA, encoded by the coding sequence ATGGCCGACGCGCTGATCGATGGGAAACCCGCTTCGCTCGAGGCCGCCGCCGCGCGCGCGGCGGAGATCTTGGTCCAGGCCAGGCTGCCTGTCGTCGCCGGGCTCGGGGCGGACGTCGCCGGGACCAGCGCGGCCGTTTTGCTCGCGGAGCTTATCCGCGGCGCCTATGATCATTTGCGTTCGGACGAGATTTTCACCGACCTCGACGTGCTGCGTCAGGCCGGCGCCATGGCGACGACGCCGAGCGTCGCCCGGCTGCGCGCCGATGTTCTGGTCTTCATCGGCGATGATCTGACCGAGATCTGGCCGGAACTGATCGACCGTCTCGCTCCCGCCGAAATCCCGCTTTTCGATCTTGAGAAAACGCCACGCCAGTTGATCTGGATCGCGCCGCCGAAAGGCGCCGCGATCGAGGGCGTCCGCATCACATCCATTGAGACGTCCAATCTTCACGTGACGCTCGCCGCCCTGCGCGCCCGCGTCGCCGGCAAGCCGGTCGCCCTTGCCGCTGAGGCGCTCGCGGAACTCGACACGGTCGCGGCGATCTTGAACAAAGCGCGCTTCGGCGTCTTCGTTTGGGGTCCGCGCAAGCTCGACCGGCTTTTGGTCGAAATGGCGACCGGCCTCATCATCGACCTCAACAAGACAACGCGGTTTACAAGCCTGCCGTTAGGCGCGAGCGACAACGCCGCCGGCGTCACGCAGACCTCCGGCTGGAGCACCGGCTTTCCGATGCGCACCTCCTTCGGCCGCGGCTACCCCGAGCATGACACATGGCGCTTCGACGCGGTTCGCCTGATCGACAGCGGCGAAGCCGACGCCGCGTTGTGGATCTCGGCCTATAGCCCCGCGACGCCGGAATGGACGCGGGAGGTTCCGCTGATTGCTCTTGTCGCGAAAGAGACGCGCTTTGCGCGCGAGCCCGCGGTGCGCGTCGACATCGGCCGTCCCGGCGTCGATCATGACGGCGCCGATTTTTCGCGCGAGGTCAGCGCTCTGGTCGCCCGGGAGGCCAGCAATCGTAGCGACGCGCCGAGCGCCGCGTCCGTCCTGAAAAGCATCGCTGAACAGATCGCAAGCAACGCCCGACAGAGTGGAGAAGGCGCCTGA